From Spirosoma agri, one genomic window encodes:
- the rsmH gene encoding 16S rRNA (cytosine(1402)-N(4))-methyltransferase RsmH, translating to MTTYHEPVLLQACIDGLNLQPGGTYVDITFGGGGHSREILNQLEPGPDSPGRLFGFDQDVDARANAQAIGDSRLTFVASNFRNIKRYLRLYKAEQVDGILADLGISSHQIDTPERGFSTRFDADLDMRMNQQADRTARQVVNEYSEADLHRILGMYGEITNARTAATALVSARSNRPLNTVNDLKNALQRYAPRGKENKYFAQVFQALRIEVNEELQALEEFLEQVPEILKPGGRLVVMSYHSLEDRLVKNFINKGKFQGEVEKDLFGNDLKPLQSITRKPVEATPEEIARNPRARSAKLRIAEKI from the coding sequence ATGACAACGTACCACGAACCTGTTTTACTGCAAGCCTGCATCGATGGCCTCAATCTGCAACCGGGCGGCACCTACGTCGACATCACATTTGGTGGGGGCGGGCATAGCCGCGAAATCCTCAACCAGCTTGAGCCGGGGCCAGATTCGCCTGGGCGACTGTTTGGCTTCGATCAGGATGTTGATGCACGCGCCAACGCTCAGGCAATCGGCGACTCGCGGCTGACGTTCGTAGCCTCTAATTTCCGCAATATCAAACGATACCTGCGTCTGTATAAAGCAGAACAGGTTGACGGAATTCTGGCCGATCTGGGTATTTCATCGCACCAGATCGATACGCCCGAACGTGGTTTCTCGACCCGCTTCGATGCCGACCTCGATATGCGTATGAACCAACAGGCCGACCGCACGGCCCGGCAGGTGGTCAATGAGTATTCCGAAGCTGATCTGCACCGGATTCTGGGTATGTATGGCGAGATCACTAATGCCCGAACGGCAGCAACTGCTCTTGTGTCGGCCCGCTCGAATCGCCCACTCAACACGGTCAACGATCTCAAAAATGCGCTTCAACGCTACGCGCCACGCGGCAAGGAAAATAAATATTTCGCGCAGGTTTTTCAGGCATTGCGCATTGAAGTAAACGAAGAATTGCAGGCCCTGGAAGAATTTCTGGAACAGGTTCCGGAGATACTAAAGCCAGGCGGCCGACTGGTGGTTATGTCGTATCATTCTCTCGAAGACCGGCTGGTAAAAAACTTCATCAACAAAGGGAAATTTCAGGGAGAAGTCGAGAAGGATTTGTTCGGCAACGATCTAAAACCGCTGCAATCCATCACGCGGAAACCGGTTGAAGCTACCCCTGAAGAGATTGCCCGCAACCCCCGCGCCCGAAGTGCAAAACTGCGTATTGCCGAAAAAATCTGA
- a CDS encoding aldose epimerase family protein, producing MNHLTQLVAVALLTGCILMTSCSSKKNSDDSQKAGIAKAPFGQLPDGQTADLYTLRNSSGMTAQITNYGGIVVSLRTPDKEGTFDEVTLRFDSLSTYLAGNPFFGALVGRYGNRIAKGKFTLDGKSYSLLTNNMGNHLHGGKVGFDKVLWTATPVDGEEPALKLAYTAKDGEEGYPGNLAVEVTYTLTKDNALKIDYQATTDKLTVVNLTNHTYFNLTGGVKRDILDHVVTLNADRFLPVNETLIPTGELKPVSGTPFDFTKPTVIGTRINDSSDVQIKYGLGYDHCWILNGPANSLKLAATVYEPTSGRVMEVRTTEPAVQFYTGNFLDGKTTGPGGVVYKKRYGLCLETQHYPDSPNQSSFPTTELRPGQTYKTTTEYRFSVK from the coding sequence ATGAATCATTTAACACAACTTGTTGCTGTTGCCCTGCTGACGGGCTGTATCCTGATGACCTCCTGTAGTTCAAAGAAAAACTCCGACGACAGCCAGAAAGCTGGCATTGCCAAAGCCCCATTCGGTCAATTGCCCGATGGCCAAACGGCTGATCTCTATACGCTCCGTAATTCGTCCGGAATGACCGCGCAAATCACGAATTACGGCGGCATTGTCGTATCGTTGCGGACGCCCGACAAAGAAGGTACGTTTGACGAAGTGACACTGCGGTTTGATTCGCTGTCTACATACCTAGCGGGTAATCCCTTTTTTGGCGCGCTGGTTGGTCGCTACGGGAATCGTATTGCCAAAGGGAAATTTACGCTCGATGGTAAATCGTATTCGCTGCTGACCAACAACATGGGTAATCACCTGCACGGTGGGAAAGTAGGGTTCGATAAGGTGCTCTGGACCGCTACGCCCGTCGATGGCGAAGAACCCGCCCTGAAACTGGCCTACACGGCGAAAGATGGGGAAGAAGGATACCCCGGTAATCTGGCCGTTGAGGTAACGTACACGCTAACGAAAGATAATGCGCTGAAGATCGACTATCAGGCGACAACGGATAAACTAACCGTGGTAAACCTGACCAATCATACTTACTTCAATCTGACGGGTGGCGTCAAGCGTGATATTCTCGATCACGTTGTTACACTAAATGCCGATCGGTTCCTGCCCGTCAATGAAACGTTGATTCCAACCGGCGAGCTGAAGCCCGTATCGGGCACACCATTCGACTTTACCAAACCAACCGTAATTGGCACGCGAATCAATGATTCGAGCGATGTACAGATTAAGTACGGTCTTGGCTATGACCATTGCTGGATACTCAACGGCCCGGCCAATTCACTTAAACTGGCGGCTACGGTCTATGAACCAACCAGCGGACGGGTGATGGAGGTGCGCACCACCGAACCGGCCGTACAGTTCTACACCGGCAATTTTCTGGATGGTAAAACAACGGGTCCCGGCGGTGTCGTTTATAAAAAACGGTACGGTCTGTGTCTGGAAACCCAACATTATCCTGATTCGCCCAATCAGTCGTCGTTCCCAACCACCGAATTGCGCCCCGGTCAGACCTACAAGACCACAACGGAATATCGCTTCTCGGTGAAGTAA
- a CDS encoding YifB family Mg chelatase-like AAA ATPase — MLAKTFGAAVYGVNASLITIEVVVAQGLHFHLVGLPDSAVKESEQRVEASLKFFGYRMPRQKVVVNLAPADIRKEGSAYDLPIGLCVLQASEQMTTKRNLEDYVIMGELALDGTLRPIKGVLPIAIEARKQGYKGFVLPVENAQEASIVNNLDVIGVTTILEAIEFFEGKRAIEPVVSDTRDLFMSQLNAYDVDFSHVQGQENIKRALEIAAAGGHNVIMIGPPGAGKTMLAKRLPSILPPLTLQEALETTKIHSVAGKLGSRANLIATRPYRSPHHTISDAALVGGGSFPQPGEISLAHNGVLFLDELPEFKRSALEVMRQPLEDRKVSISRAKWAVEFPASFMLIASMNPCPCGYYNHPEKECVCGPGVVQKYLAKVSGPLLDRIDLHVEVTPVSFDQMTANRPAESSEVIRERVIRARAMQTTRFADQPGIYSNAMMPSQMVKEICVISDPGKALLRKAMERLGLSARAYDRILKVSRTIADLGASDDIGIEHLAEAIQYRSLDRENWAG; from the coding sequence ATGCTAGCTAAAACCTTCGGCGCGGCTGTGTATGGCGTCAATGCCAGTCTGATTACCATTGAAGTCGTCGTCGCGCAGGGTTTGCATTTCCACCTGGTTGGTCTGCCCGACAGCGCCGTTAAAGAGAGCGAACAACGGGTTGAAGCCTCGCTCAAGTTTTTCGGTTACCGAATGCCGCGTCAGAAAGTGGTTGTCAATTTAGCGCCCGCCGATATTCGGAAAGAAGGTTCCGCCTATGACCTGCCGATTGGTCTTTGCGTACTTCAGGCGTCTGAACAAATGACGACGAAACGAAATCTTGAGGACTACGTCATCATGGGCGAGTTAGCGCTCGATGGCACCCTGCGGCCAATTAAAGGGGTTTTGCCAATAGCGATTGAAGCGCGTAAACAGGGGTATAAGGGGTTTGTCCTTCCGGTCGAAAACGCGCAGGAAGCCTCCATTGTCAATAATCTGGACGTTATTGGGGTAACAACAATTCTGGAAGCCATCGAATTTTTTGAAGGCAAGCGAGCTATTGAACCCGTAGTGAGCGACACCCGCGATTTGTTCATGAGCCAGTTGAATGCCTACGACGTCGATTTCTCGCACGTGCAGGGTCAGGAAAACATCAAGCGAGCTCTGGAAATTGCTGCGGCTGGTGGTCATAACGTCATCATGATCGGGCCGCCGGGGGCTGGTAAAACGATGTTGGCGAAGCGGTTACCCAGTATTCTCCCTCCGTTGACGTTACAGGAAGCCCTGGAAACAACCAAGATTCATTCCGTTGCGGGAAAACTCGGCAGTCGCGCCAACCTGATTGCGACCCGCCCCTACCGCTCTCCGCACCATACCATTTCCGATGCTGCGCTGGTGGGCGGTGGCAGTTTTCCGCAGCCGGGCGAGATTTCATTAGCACACAACGGGGTGCTGTTTCTGGACGAGTTACCCGAGTTCAAACGGTCGGCGCTGGAAGTCATGCGTCAGCCCCTCGAAGATCGTAAAGTCAGTATTTCGCGGGCCAAGTGGGCGGTAGAGTTTCCGGCCAGTTTTATGCTGATCGCCAGCATGAACCCCTGCCCGTGCGGTTACTACAACCACCCCGAAAAAGAATGCGTCTGTGGACCCGGTGTTGTTCAGAAATACCTGGCCAAAGTAAGCGGCCCTCTGCTCGACCGGATTGATCTGCACGTTGAGGTGACACCGGTTTCGTTCGACCAGATGACGGCGAACCGACCTGCCGAATCCAGTGAAGTTATTCGGGAGCGCGTCATTCGGGCGCGGGCGATGCAAACAACCCGCTTTGCCGATCAGCCGGGTATTTATTCCAACGCGATGATGCCCTCGCAAATGGTGAAGGAAATCTGCGTCATCAGCGATCCTGGTAAAGCATTACTCCGAAAGGCCATGGAACGGCTTGGCTTATCGGCCCGCGCCTATGACCGCATCCTGAAAGTATCCCGTACCATCGCTGATCTGGGGGCCAGTGACGATATTGGTATCGAGCATCTTGCCGAAGCCATTCAGTACCGGAGTTTGGACCGGGAAAACTGGGCTGGTTAA
- a CDS encoding sodium/sugar symporter, protein MKLGLETLDYVIFLVYFIIVATYGYWVYRNKGNQTADSKDFFLAEGSLTWWAIGASIIASNISAEQFIGMSGQAFQLGLAISVYELVGGLSLVIIAIYFLPMYINNKIYTMPQFLQMRYDKRLATIMAVFWLFLYILVNLTSIIYLGALSLEKMTGFDFMACAVFLTIFAVFITLGGMKVIGYTDVIQVVCLVVGGLATTYLALSLLSDKVGTGEGVFEGLNLLRQKADHHMHMVFQKGEYFVHDGRGGKIDAYNQLPGLMMFIIGGQWIVNFNYFGCNQYMIQRALGADLNTARNGVLFAAFLKILMPFIVVLPGLAAYVLFQENADAAIVQGITDNNIVKPDNAYPVLLNILPTGLKGLSFAALTAAIVASLAGKANSISTIYMLDIHKKFFNPNISEKQTVLLGRVVIIISFIIALVISPFLKNFGQGFEYIQEYTGFISPGILCIFLLGMFWKRASSNGALAAAVISIPLSTLFKYQLPDMPFLNRMGTVFWICVAVHVTISLIESRGQTNPRAFVVNSNWFKTSSSFRVGAVAICCLLALVYVIFW, encoded by the coding sequence ATGAAACTCGGACTCGAAACCCTGGACTACGTAATTTTCCTGGTCTATTTCATTATCGTAGCTACCTACGGGTATTGGGTATACCGCAACAAAGGCAACCAAACCGCCGATTCCAAAGACTTCTTTCTGGCCGAGGGATCACTGACCTGGTGGGCTATCGGCGCATCCATCATTGCTTCCAACATTTCGGCGGAGCAGTTTATCGGCATGAGCGGACAGGCGTTTCAACTGGGTCTGGCCATTTCGGTTTATGAACTGGTGGGCGGTTTATCGCTGGTGATCATCGCGATTTATTTTCTGCCGATGTACATCAATAACAAGATCTACACTATGCCGCAGTTTCTGCAAATGCGCTACGATAAGCGGCTGGCAACGATCATGGCAGTGTTCTGGCTGTTTCTGTACATTCTGGTTAACCTGACGTCCATTATTTACCTGGGCGCACTGAGTCTGGAGAAGATGACCGGGTTCGATTTCATGGCCTGTGCCGTTTTTCTGACCATTTTCGCCGTCTTCATCACGCTGGGTGGAATGAAAGTGATTGGTTATACCGACGTGATCCAGGTGGTTTGTCTGGTTGTGGGTGGACTGGCGACAACGTATCTGGCGCTGAGTCTGCTTTCCGACAAAGTAGGTACGGGCGAGGGTGTGTTCGAGGGGCTGAACCTGCTCCGGCAAAAGGCGGATCACCACATGCACATGGTTTTCCAGAAAGGGGAGTACTTTGTGCATGACGGGCGCGGAGGTAAAATCGATGCGTATAACCAGCTTCCCGGTCTGATGATGTTTATCATCGGGGGGCAATGGATTGTCAACTTCAATTACTTCGGCTGCAACCAGTACATGATTCAGCGGGCGCTGGGGGCCGATCTGAACACGGCTCGTAACGGCGTTTTGTTCGCAGCTTTCCTGAAAATTTTGATGCCGTTCATTGTGGTTCTGCCCGGTCTGGCGGCTTATGTGTTGTTTCAGGAAAATGCCGATGCCGCTATTGTACAGGGCATCACCGACAACAACATCGTCAAGCCCGACAACGCCTATCCGGTGTTGCTTAACATCCTGCCAACGGGGCTGAAGGGGCTATCGTTCGCGGCATTGACGGCAGCCATTGTCGCGTCGCTTGCCGGGAAAGCCAACAGCATCTCGACGATTTACATGCTTGATATTCACAAGAAATTTTTTAATCCGAACATCAGCGAGAAGCAAACGGTTTTGCTGGGCCGGGTGGTTATTATCATTTCGTTTATCATTGCGCTGGTCATTAGCCCGTTCCTGAAAAACTTTGGACAGGGATTCGAATATATTCAGGAATACACCGGGTTTATTTCGCCGGGAATTCTGTGCATTTTTCTACTGGGCATGTTCTGGAAACGGGCTTCGTCCAACGGGGCACTGGCGGCTGCGGTCATCAGTATACCTCTATCGACGCTGTTCAAATACCAGTTACCCGATATGCCCTTCCTGAATCGTATGGGCACGGTATTCTGGATTTGCGTAGCCGTTCATGTTACTATCAGCCTGATCGAATCGCGTGGACAGACTAATCCGAGAGCCTTTGTTGTCAACAGCAATTGGTTTAAAACCAGCTCGTCATTCCGGGTTGGTGCGGTAGCCATCTGTTGTTTACTGGCGTTGGTATACGTTATTTTCTGGTAG
- a CDS encoding AGE family epimerase/isomerase, whose product MNVKTILLITLTTGFSQLSLAQKPITDRSRIADEMEKSVRTEMLNDWYPQAVDKEFGGFLSTFTYDFKPTGPQDKMIVTQARHVWTTAKAAERYPTITYYKSNSRHGFQFLRDVMWDKEFGGFYTLVDRKGTVKGEGNKEAYGNAFGLYALSAYYHMSHDTATLNLAKKSFGWLEQHSHDPVHKGYFQHLRRDGTPIKRDASVSSTSDIGYKDQNSSIHLLEALTELYAVWPDPLVRERLNEMLLLIRDTITTPKGSLVLFFKPDWTPVSFRDSSEAVILKHRNLDHVSFGHDVETAYLMLEASHALGLKNDTKTLAVGKRMVDHALSTGFDKTVGGFYDQGYYFKDKPGMSIIRESKNWWSQAEGLNTLLLMADKFPNDPIRYFDNYKLLWQYCQTYLIDHEHGEWYEEGLDKDPQRKTGLKGHIWKAAYHTYRALTSCIDRSRAKPAGH is encoded by the coding sequence ATGAACGTCAAAACAATTCTCCTCATTACGCTGACAACGGGTTTCTCACAGCTGTCCCTAGCCCAAAAACCGATTACTGACCGCTCGCGCATTGCGGATGAGATGGAGAAATCGGTTCGTACCGAGATGCTGAATGACTGGTACCCGCAAGCGGTGGATAAGGAATTCGGCGGATTTCTCAGCACGTTTACCTACGATTTTAAGCCAACGGGTCCACAGGATAAGATGATCGTGACCCAGGCCCGCCACGTCTGGACGACCGCCAAAGCCGCTGAACGCTACCCGACGATTACGTACTACAAAAGCAATTCACGACACGGCTTCCAGTTTTTGCGGGATGTGATGTGGGATAAGGAATTCGGTGGTTTCTACACCCTGGTTGACCGCAAAGGGACCGTTAAAGGCGAGGGCAACAAAGAAGCGTATGGCAATGCGTTCGGCTTGTATGCGCTGAGTGCTTATTACCACATGTCGCACGATACGGCTACGCTGAATCTGGCGAAAAAATCGTTCGGCTGGCTGGAACAACACAGTCACGACCCCGTTCACAAAGGCTATTTTCAACACTTGCGCCGGGATGGAACACCCATCAAACGGGACGCGTCTGTATCCTCTACGTCAGATATTGGCTATAAAGACCAGAACAGTTCGATTCACCTGCTCGAAGCGCTCACCGAGCTTTACGCGGTATGGCCCGATCCGCTGGTTCGCGAACGGCTGAACGAAATGCTGTTGCTAATCCGGGACACGATCACCACGCCAAAAGGTAGTCTAGTGCTCTTTTTCAAACCCGACTGGACACCGGTATCGTTCCGGGATTCGTCGGAAGCGGTGATTTTAAAACACCGAAACCTGGACCATGTTTCGTTTGGGCACGACGTCGAAACGGCTTACCTGATGCTGGAGGCTTCTCATGCACTGGGACTGAAAAACGATACCAAAACGCTGGCGGTGGGCAAGCGCATGGTCGATCATGCCCTGTCCACTGGCTTCGACAAAACGGTGGGCGGCTTCTACGATCAGGGGTATTATTTTAAGGACAAACCCGGCATGTCGATCATTCGGGAAAGCAAAAACTGGTGGTCGCAGGCTGAAGGACTCAATACGCTCCTGCTCATGGCGGATAAATTTCCGAACGACCCCATACGGTATTTTGACAACTACAAGCTGCTTTGGCAATACTGTCAAACGTACCTGATCGACCACGAACACGGGGAATGGTACGAAGAGGGATTGGACAAAGATCCCCAACGCAAGACGGGTTTGAAGGGCCATATCTGGAAAGCGGCCTATCACACGTATCGAGCCCTGACGAGTTGTATCGATCGGTCCAGAGCGAAACCGGCTGGCCACTAG
- a CDS encoding ThuA domain-containing protein, producing the protein MFSSLTSTRRNWLRFLATAGISIGLYACISPQNLTNQAGGNSVGTTASADEANAATTEGPVPTARANPARVLVFSKTKGWKHTSIPFGIAAIQKLGRENNFQVDTTKNADYFNDDSLKHYQAVVFLSTTGNVLNQTQQAAFERYIQAGGGYMGIHAAADTEYDWPWYNKLVGGYFASHPSNSNVRKATVDVTDKSHISTAHLPDHWERTDEWYNYRSFYTDLNVLANLDESTYDGGTNGSNHPIAWYHDFDGGRAFYTGGGHEDASFSEPLFVQHVLGGLKWAMGDGKALDYGKAYAVVMPEENRFVKKVLVNDLNEPMELAVAADGRVFYTERSGNLSVYDTRTNTNKVMHKFAVTTKQGFGVQGITLDPNFASNQYLYIYYSPNTDKDPTYHLSRFVVKSDNTLDLASEKIVLKVPGEFEASAHHGGSLAWDKAGNLFLSTGDNTNPFPSNGYAPIDERPDHITLDAQRSAANTNDLRGKVLRIHPTTDVAQADGTYTIPDGNLFPKGTAQTRPEIYTMGLRNPYRIAVNPKSSVLYWGEIGPDAGKDSTIGPRGYDEFNQAKKPGNYGWPLFIGNSQPYPDLDFATNAAGPKFDPKAPVNSSPNNTGLKNLPPANSAMIWYPYAASKEFPELGLGGRSAMAGEFYTFDKSATSKNKFPEYYDGALFIFDWMRNWVVAARFDKDENYVRNEPFMAANGDFRRPIDLAFGKDGVMYMLEYGSVYGADNDDARLVKIDYNTGNRAPIAKAGVVDSIGVAQRNARSYLTSDGRNAPIIREAIGQAPLRVKFTGRGTDLDDDDAVTYQWLFDGKTVGATQPNATYTYTKPGVYNAILKVTDQTGQVGMDTILVKVGNAKPEVAITTTGNKSFFWEGKPFTYAVKVTDKEDKTVDPKKVKVLYAYSPQAGGAPTAAPQQGHQDLSAIGNGSLGKTLVASSDCKACHTIDKPSVGPTFVAVASRYKGQPGTVERLAKKIIEGGGGNWSKDHLMSAHPQIPVQDAQEMVKYIFSLTDKQNQKAVPAQGTLTLNEHKAEDARGQYTLLASYTDKGGDVVGPLTSTDVVTLRNAKVKTLNADAYVGFPRWGSRLSAGGHKAYILLKDIDLTTIKSLTYDYSSVNKDGEIEVRLDSYAAPVVSRTAYKATGDWKKNGEITGTFDKPITGKHDVYIVVVKRDKPNTDIIQLNSVQFNQ; encoded by the coding sequence ATGTTCTCCTCATTGACATCAACCCGTAGAAACTGGCTCCGGTTTCTGGCTACGGCGGGTATTTCCATTGGCTTATACGCCTGTATCAGCCCCCAAAATCTTACCAATCAGGCCGGGGGCAATTCGGTCGGTACAACGGCATCCGCCGACGAGGCCAATGCTGCGACCACTGAGGGTCCCGTCCCGACCGCACGGGCCAATCCCGCTCGTGTGTTGGTTTTCTCTAAAACGAAAGGCTGGAAACATACGTCGATTCCGTTCGGGATTGCGGCTATTCAGAAGCTGGGCCGGGAAAATAATTTTCAGGTCGATACGACGAAAAACGCTGACTACTTCAACGACGACAGCTTAAAGCATTATCAGGCCGTTGTGTTTCTTAGCACAACCGGTAATGTGCTGAATCAGACGCAACAGGCTGCGTTCGAGCGTTACATACAAGCCGGGGGTGGTTATATGGGTATACATGCGGCTGCTGATACCGAATATGACTGGCCGTGGTATAATAAGCTGGTGGGTGGCTACTTCGCAAGTCATCCGAGCAATTCCAATGTGCGCAAAGCTACCGTTGACGTAACTGACAAAAGCCACATTTCTACCGCTCACCTCCCTGATCACTGGGAGCGCACGGACGAATGGTATAACTACCGATCTTTCTACACGGATCTGAACGTGCTGGCCAATCTGGACGAAAGTACCTACGACGGTGGGACCAACGGCAGCAATCATCCCATTGCGTGGTATCACGATTTTGATGGTGGCCGGGCCTTTTACACGGGTGGTGGTCACGAAGATGCCAGTTTCAGCGAACCGCTGTTTGTTCAGCACGTGTTGGGTGGGCTGAAATGGGCGATGGGCGATGGTAAAGCTCTCGATTACGGCAAAGCCTACGCCGTGGTGATGCCGGAGGAAAATCGCTTCGTCAAGAAGGTGCTTGTCAATGACCTTAATGAGCCGATGGAATTAGCCGTTGCTGCCGATGGTCGGGTGTTTTATACCGAACGAAGCGGTAATCTGTCGGTTTACGACACGCGGACGAACACGAATAAGGTCATGCATAAATTTGCGGTGACGACCAAACAGGGGTTCGGCGTTCAGGGTATTACGCTTGATCCGAACTTCGCCAGCAATCAGTATCTCTACATTTATTATTCGCCCAATACTGACAAAGATCCGACGTATCACTTATCGCGTTTTGTCGTCAAGAGTGATAATACGCTCGACCTCGCTTCGGAAAAAATAGTGCTGAAAGTTCCCGGTGAATTCGAAGCCAGTGCGCACCACGGCGGGTCGCTGGCGTGGGATAAAGCCGGCAATCTGTTCCTTTCGACGGGCGACAATACGAATCCGTTTCCCTCAAATGGCTACGCGCCGATCGATGAGCGCCCGGATCACATAACCCTTGATGCGCAACGTTCGGCGGCTAACACGAACGATCTGCGGGGAAAAGTGCTGCGAATTCATCCCACAACGGATGTTGCACAGGCTGACGGTACCTACACGATTCCGGACGGCAATCTATTCCCGAAAGGAACCGCGCAGACACGTCCGGAGATTTACACGATGGGCTTGCGAAATCCGTACCGTATTGCCGTTAACCCGAAATCATCTGTCTTGTATTGGGGGGAAATCGGCCCAGATGCCGGGAAGGATAGCACGATTGGCCCCCGGGGCTATGATGAGTTCAATCAGGCCAAAAAGCCCGGTAACTATGGCTGGCCGTTGTTTATCGGAAACAGTCAGCCGTATCCCGATCTGGATTTTGCGACCAATGCCGCCGGACCGAAATTCGATCCGAAAGCGCCGGTCAACAGTTCTCCTAATAATACCGGCCTGAAAAATCTGCCACCCGCTAATTCGGCGATGATCTGGTATCCCTACGCGGCTTCCAAGGAGTTTCCGGAATTGGGCTTGGGCGGACGAAGCGCAATGGCAGGTGAGTTCTATACATTCGACAAAAGCGCAACGTCAAAAAACAAGTTTCCCGAATACTACGATGGTGCGTTGTTTATCTTCGACTGGATGCGAAACTGGGTCGTAGCCGCCCGGTTCGACAAAGACGAAAACTATGTCCGGAACGAACCATTCATGGCCGCGAACGGCGATTTTCGTCGGCCAATCGATCTGGCCTTTGGTAAGGATGGTGTCATGTACATGCTGGAATACGGCTCGGTCTATGGCGCGGATAACGACGATGCGCGGTTGGTAAAAATTGACTATAATACCGGCAATCGGGCACCCATCGCTAAAGCGGGCGTTGTTGACTCGATCGGTGTTGCGCAACGGAATGCACGGTCGTACCTGACTTCCGACGGACGGAATGCGCCCATTATCCGGGAGGCCATTGGGCAGGCACCCCTGCGGGTAAAGTTCACCGGACGCGGCACTGATCTGGACGATGACGACGCAGTTACGTACCAATGGTTATTCGATGGGAAGACCGTCGGAGCAACGCAACCCAACGCGACCTACACCTATACGAAGCCGGGTGTGTACAACGCCATCCTCAAAGTAACGGATCAGACAGGGCAGGTTGGAATGGACACCATTCTGGTGAAAGTGGGTAACGCCAAGCCTGAGGTGGCGATTACGACGACGGGTAATAAATCTTTTTTCTGGGAGGGTAAACCGTTCACCTACGCTGTAAAAGTGACCGACAAAGAAGACAAAACAGTCGATCCTAAGAAAGTTAAAGTCCTCTACGCCTACAGTCCGCAGGCTGGTGGCGCACCAACGGCGGCTCCTCAGCAGGGGCATCAGGATTTATCCGCCATCGGCAACGGGTCGTTAGGGAAAACGCTGGTCGCCAGCAGCGATTGTAAAGCGTGCCATACCATCGATAAGCCATCAGTGGGGCCAACCTTCGTAGCCGTTGCCAGTCGCTACAAAGGCCAGCCGGGAACGGTTGAACGATTGGCGAAAAAGATCATTGAAGGCGGGGGTGGTAACTGGAGCAAAGACCATCTGATGAGCGCACACCCGCAGATTCCGGTTCAGGATGCGCAGGAAATGGTGAAATACATCTTTTCGCTGACCGATAAGCAGAATCAAAAAGCGGTTCCGGCGCAGGGTACACTAACGCTGAACGAACACAAAGCCGAAGATGCGCGCGGTCAATACACGCTGTTAGCATCTTACACGGATAAGGGGGGGGATGTTGTTGGACCGCTAACCAGTACCGATGTTGTCACATTACGAAATGCTAAGGTCAAAACCCTGAACGCCGACGCCTATGTGGGGTTCCCGCGCTGGGGCAGCCGGTTAAGCGCCGGGGGGCACAAAGCCTACATTCTGTTAAAAGATATTGATCTGACCACGATCAAGTCGCTCACCTATGATTATTCGTCGGTCAATAAAGACGGTGAAATTGAAGTGCGGCTCGACTCCTACGCGGCACCGGTCGTCAGCCGAACGGCCTATAAAGCGACTGGCGACTGGAAAAAGAATGGCGAAATAACGGGCACGTTCGACAAACCCATAACTGGAAAACACGATGTGTATATCGTCGTAGTGAAACGCGATAAACCAAACACCGATATCATTCAGCTGAACAGCGTTCAGTTCAATCAGTAG